Below is a genomic region from Phragmites australis chromosome 20, lpPhrAust1.1, whole genome shotgun sequence.
AATACAGAGAATGCACATCCTTTTATCTGAGAATGCTGGCTAGAATTCTAACTCAGGTCACTAAATGCAACAGAAGCAACACACAAGGATTTAAGTGATACTGATGTCTAGGAGGATGAATGAGTCACCTGAATCCCCATGGTGTTCTCACACTCACTTTCCTCGATGCGATATTCATGCATCACCCAGCTGGTCCTGAGCCCCTGAGGAGCTCGACCCTTGTAATAGACCAATGTCTTCTTCATACCAATTGATCTGTTCTGGTAGTTGATCCGCCGATCTTTGCCAGTCGATTTCCAGTATCCTGCTTGGGTTGCGCGGTTTGTGCGGCATCCATTGGGATACTTCCTATCCCTTGGCCCAAAGAAGTACCACTCAGGATCTCTGCTAGGCAGGAATGATTTCTCTTCCAAAACAAAGATATCTCAAGTTCAGTCAGAAGTGATGAAATCTCAGGATGAGCAACTGAATGGGCTTGAATTTCAGGTTACCTGCCAGCTGCCAAGGCTCACATTTGTAGAGGTCTACTTCGGGGATTATGTCGAGCTCGATGCTGAGTCCATGGACCTTCCTCTTGAGATAGTAGTTAACAAGCTCCTCATCAGTTGGATGGAACCTAAAGCCTGGCGGGAGATCAGCCGGCGCCATGACCTCCCAGCTCGCCGCCGTCCTTTCTTGCTGATCTTTCTCTTTGTCTTTACCCTGTCTTTCCCTTCCGCCTCCGGCCACTGTGCTCTTTACTCTTTATCTCCTCCGTGAAACGATTCAAAGCCTGCCCTACAAGTAGCCGTGTTTCCCTTTACAGGATTCCCACACAATCTCTGGACGTCTTACAGCACCGCAGGATCTTCTTTTCTTACTTTTTAATGAAACCGactttcattttatttttcttgataacacacttttatgatatttttttctaaacacaCAGGATAGCTACGCATCTTTGTATTAAGGGAAAATAGAAGTTTACACAACGACCTTACCGGGTCACAAACTTACAAAAAGAGGTAACTAGGCAAGGAAATTACGAGAGGCGTAACAACAAGGAGCTGAACCGGTGACTCAAGTTAGATTAAAGAACCGAAAGCAAGCAGCCATTCTTTGAGCATTGCTAGATTTGTCGCCCCTGCGCTGCACCATCACTCGATGTCATCCCAGATGCGAGCCACCATGGGGTCCGAAGAGATGCGATGGTTGTTGAAGACCACATCATTTCTTGCTAGCCAGATTCTCCAATAAATAAGCAGAATTATGGAGTCGAGGCCCTTCTAGAACGCTTTGTCGACACCCTTTCGTAGCTCCGACCACCAGTCCAGGAGTGTAGTGTCTGCAAGCGGCGTATGGATCCCCAGGACGCGTCACCAGAGCTCCCTTGCGGAGACGCAGTGCAGGAGGAGATGATCGGTTGATTCCTGGAGCTGAGCACACATGGTGTAAGAATCATCATCCCGAAGTCCGTGGCGCTTCCTGCGTGCCGCTGTCCAAAGCCTGCCATGGATCGCAAGCCAGCCGAAGAACCTTACCTAGATTGTGGAGGCCTGTATTGGGATTCGAAAGTTGTCACGGCACTGCCCACTTGCACCGTGAGGTATGTTCTTTTGTTCACTGATCTTGTTTTTGTGTCTCAGAAGCTTAGTCTCTATGAAGTGTCATAGAGAAGAAGAGAACTAAAGGCAATGTCAGGCTGCTATAGTAACATGTATCTGTATCTTGGGATCAGCATTGCAAAACAGAAAGTTTATGGAtggtaaaaagaaaaagaaaggttcATGTAGCCATGAGACCTTCCAGTGTCAATGAGCTTGCATTGCTTTCTATTTAGCCATCTATATCAGACAGAACTTTTAGGTTTAGATTCTGATAAAGGATTACTCGAGTACTACGGATCATCAATCACCTTTTTAGTTGAGCATATATATGTCTCTGGAAGCATAAGCTTGATTGTCTTCCATAGAAAGCTCCTTAAAGTTTAATAATAGATATGATCTAGATCCTTTCTTTGTTAAACCAAAGATTTAAATACAATGATCACAATCTCAATCAATACAACAGAGATTTTATTTGCATTGCAACCTTGGATAGGGGAAATGTCCTGTTCATCCCTTGGTAACTCGCTGCTTTTTTCTTCTTAACTTCCCCAACACTACTATGATAACAGGCATGCAAAGAGGTCTGCAAGTAGTCTTACCCAGTTTTACTGGAAAGACAGGCATCCTCGTCAGATGCATGTGATCTAAAGCAAGTTTTGTTGCTAAATGTAGTTTTGCAAATTACTTTTGCAGTCGATATGCCTGTCGAAATAGCGGAACGGTTCAAAGGTGGTGCCAGGGTACTGTTGACCTGAGAGGGGcactctgaagtctgaacattGCAGAGGCAACACGCTCACAGCAAAGTTGCACAATGAAGATGCGTATAAGGTAGACCGCTGAACTTTGAGATAATTCCTTGTATGccatcgatttttttttaaatcctcaatttgccaaaaaaaagttCTTGTCTCTCATTTGCCACTGCTTGAAATTTTCCTTTCCCTGTGTACCACTACCGTCGTAACAGAGCTGACGGCAATGGCACACAAGGAAAGAGAAATTTAGTGTTTTCATTCACTATGTGCCATTAGAATTAACACTATTACGACGCCAATGACATTAGGATAAGGATAATTTCAAGTAGTGGCATATAAATTATGAGAACTTTTTTGGTGGCAGATCGAGGATTTTGACAACTATATTGATGGTATACAGGGAATTGTCTCCAAAATTTTTGTTTCACCAAAAGCTACAGAAAAGTATTCCTCAGCATATGGTTATTGGAAAACTGTTGTTGCAGCACTTCTCGGAGAATAATTTGCTGCGTCATGTGGAAAAATGCAGTCCAAGATTTTAAGGTTCGGAGGGTCCAAAGCATCTCTCTTATATTTATTGACCTGGAAGGAATCCTGATTGACATTCCAGGGCTACTGCCAACAGCATGCGGTAACCTTCGATTCTTGCTTGTGGAATAGTATTCCTTCAACCCTTTGCGAACCCAAGTATTTCAGCTTAGTAAGCCTCGCAACTGAAAGCATGTAATGGAACGCTGCTACTAGGTTTTTCCATATTACCAAATTTATAGAGTTCTTCATATGTGATATGGTACAATTAGAATCAAACCTGTTTGAAAAAGTAAGCCTTTCAGCCTTTtcagttatatatttttaaatggcAAACCTGTTTTTGACAATTCTACAACCTCTTCACTAACGTTATATATGTATGTGAACAGCCTCATCTTATGGTAATGTGTACACTGATCAGTTAGTCTTTGAGTTGCGTTTTGTGTTCATTTTCCCTTTTTCATTTACAGACTGTAGATGCATTACATAAGACGATCAAAATCAGAGGTGCCAGATTTGGAGCTTAACACTACTTCAGAAGACAGGTATAGTTGGCATAATTGTCTTCATTTTTAATTCATACTAGGCTTTTtgttaaataaaattatatataggcACAAAACAAAAAACTATGCAATGGCATAGCTATA
It encodes:
- the LOC133902344 gene encoding NAC domain-containing protein 54-like, which codes for MAPADLPPGFRFHPTDEELVNYYLKRKVHGLSIELDIIPEVDLYKCEPWQLAEKSFLPSRDPEWYFFGPRDRKYPNGCRTNRATQAGYWKSTGKDRRINYQNRSIGMKKTLVYYKGRAPQGLRTSWVMHEYRIEESECENTMGIQDSFALCRVFKKNVAFGEFEKKYECSSSQAKGNQEQFTNFRDAGQSSGSNEHGKDNSWMQFIADDLWCNKAK